One genomic segment of Synchiropus splendidus isolate RoL2022-P1 chromosome 16, RoL_Sspl_1.0, whole genome shotgun sequence includes these proteins:
- the erg28 gene encoding ergosterol biosynthetic protein 28 homolog: protein MSRFLNVLRSWLVMVSVIAMGNTVQSFRDHSFLSEKLYTGTPEFVNGLQARTFGIWTLLSSIIRCACAIDIQNRTLYHITLWTFVLALGHFLSEAFIYKTAPLTIGVMAPLIVAGFSVIGMLIGFQCFPESQEEVGARQKKRN, encoded by the exons ATGAGTCGCTTTCTGAACGTCCTGCGCAGCTGGCTGGTGATGGTGTCCGTCATCGCAATGGGGAACACGGTGCAGAGCTTCCGAGACCACAGCTTCCTGTCCGAGAAGCTCTACACCGGCACGCCAGAGTTCG TGAATGGTCTTCAAGCTCGGACCTTTGGCATCTGGACTCTACTGTCCTCCATAATCCGCTGCGCCTGCGCCATTGATATTCAAAACAGAAC GTTGTATCATATCACCTTGTGGACGTTCGTGCTGGCAttgggtcacttcctgtctgaggcCTTCATCTACAAGACGGCCCCTCTGACCATCGGGGTCATGGCCCCACTCATCGTGGCAG GTTTCTCCGTCATCGGGATGCTGATCGGATTCCAGTGTTTTCCTGAATCGCAAGAGGAAGTCGGAGCGAGACAGAAGAAGCGTAACTGA